A single Micromonospora luteifusca DNA region contains:
- a CDS encoding alcohol dehydrogenase catalytic domain-containing protein: MSGPELSSAASGGGPEPAAEPVIVRALIARSSGAELRIERVRLPAPGPGEVRVRIRAAGVCHSDLSMVNGTLAARFPLVLGHEATGVVAETGPGVDLAVGTPVVLNWAPACRACWWCRRGEPWLCADTTAPTVPRGETDDGVPLHLTLGLGALAEAVVVPERAVIPIPAGLPAAQAALLGCAVLTGVGAVRNTARVAPGESVAVVGLGGVGLAVLTAARRAGATTILAIDVAEAKRDLALAAGATDFLLSDDRLSKEVRARTESRGVDHAFECVGRAATIRAAWRLTRRGGAVTVVGMGAKDDMVSLGALDIFHSARTLRSSVYGSSDPDREVPVLAAELAAGALDLRVLVSGTIGLEEAPTAFERLARGEGARWVVTLN, from the coding sequence ATGAGCGGCCCCGAGCTCTCCTCGGCGGCGTCGGGCGGCGGCCCCGAGCCAGCGGCCGAGCCGGTCATCGTCCGCGCGCTCATCGCGCGCTCCTCCGGCGCCGAGCTGCGAATCGAGCGGGTACGTCTGCCCGCGCCCGGTCCCGGCGAGGTGCGGGTGCGGATCCGGGCCGCCGGTGTCTGCCACTCGGATCTGTCCATGGTGAACGGCACCCTCGCCGCGCGGTTCCCGCTGGTGCTCGGGCACGAGGCGACCGGGGTGGTGGCCGAGACCGGACCGGGCGTGGACCTGGCCGTCGGCACCCCGGTGGTGCTCAACTGGGCGCCGGCCTGCCGGGCCTGCTGGTGGTGCCGGCGCGGCGAGCCGTGGCTCTGCGCCGACACCACGGCCCCGACCGTGCCGCGCGGCGAGACCGACGACGGCGTACCGCTGCACCTGACCCTCGGCCTCGGCGCGCTCGCCGAGGCGGTGGTGGTGCCCGAACGCGCCGTCATCCCGATCCCCGCCGGGCTGCCCGCCGCACAGGCGGCGCTGCTCGGCTGCGCGGTGCTCACCGGCGTCGGCGCGGTCCGTAACACCGCCCGGGTGGCGCCCGGCGAGTCCGTCGCCGTCGTCGGGCTCGGTGGGGTGGGGCTCGCCGTGCTCACCGCCGCCCGCCGGGCCGGCGCCACGACGATCCTGGCCATCGACGTCGCCGAGGCCAAACGGGACCTGGCCCTCGCCGCCGGGGCCACCGACTTCCTGCTCTCCGACGACCGGCTCTCCAAGGAGGTACGGGCGCGCACCGAGAGCCGCGGTGTCGACCACGCCTTCGAGTGCGTCGGCCGGGCCGCCACCATCCGCGCTGCCTGGCGGCTCACCCGGCGCGGGGGAGCGGTGACCGTGGTCGGCATGGGCGCCAAGGACGACATGGTCAGCCTCGGCGCGCTGGATATCTTCCACTCCGCGCGGACGCTGCGTTCCTCGGTGTACGGCTCGTCCGACCCGGACCGCGAGGTGCCGGTGTTGGCTGCCGAGCTTGCCGCGGGCGCACTGGATCTGCGGGTGCTGGTCAGCGGCACGATCGGGCTGGAGGAAGCGCCCACGGCGTTCGAGCGGTTGGCCCGGGGCGAGGGCGCTCGCTGGGTGGTCACCCTGAACTGA
- a CDS encoding PadR family transcriptional regulator codes for MKVAKDLVAASATPMVLGILTEGESYGYAILRRINELSGGELSWTEGLLYPLLHRLERLGHVESSWQSVTGERKRKYYRITDLGRAELAEQRRQWDTVVGALKEIWHDRAPLTVDPLGGLG; via the coding sequence ATGAAGGTCGCCAAGGATCTGGTGGCCGCCTCGGCGACACCGATGGTGCTCGGCATCCTGACCGAGGGCGAGAGCTACGGCTACGCCATCCTCAGGCGGATCAACGAGCTGTCCGGGGGCGAGCTGAGCTGGACCGAGGGGCTGCTGTATCCGTTGCTGCACCGGCTTGAGCGCCTCGGTCATGTGGAGTCGAGCTGGCAGTCGGTCACCGGCGAGCGAAAGCGCAAGTACTACCGCATCACCGACCTGGGCCGGGCCGAGCTGGCCGAGCAGCGCCGGCAGTGGGACACCGTCGTGGGCGCGCTCAAGGAGATCTGGCATGACCGTGCACCTCTGACGGTGGACCCGTTGGGGGGCCTCGGATGA